The Lineus longissimus chromosome 2, tnLinLong1.2, whole genome shotgun sequence genome window below encodes:
- the LOC135499502 gene encoding mitochondrial translation release factor in rescue-like, whose amino-acid sequence MRCKHTYPNLNEADLEEMFVRGSGPGGQSVNRTANCVVLKHLPTGIVIKCHETRSLYDNQKRARLRMQEKLDWHYNGENSQLVQEQKEQSKIRDEKKRRAKLRLEKKKAFKEREGLD is encoded by the exons ATGCGTTGCAAGCACACGTACCCTAATCTGAATGAAGCTGATCTTGAGGAAATGTTCGTTCGTGGAAGCGGCCCTGGTGGACAGTCTGTGAACCGGACGGCAAACTGTGTGGTGCTCAAACATCTACCAACAGGCATTGTGATAAAG tgcCATGAAACGAGGTCTTTGTATGACAACCAAAAGAGGGCTCGGTTGAGGATGCAAGAAAAGTTGGATTGGCATTACAATGGCGAAAATAGTCAGTTGGTGCAGGAACAAAAGGAACAATCTAAAATTCGTGATGAAAAGAAACGTCGTGCTAAATTACGTCTAGAGAAAAAGAAGGCATTCAAAGAAAGGGAAGGTTTGGATTGA
- the LOC135482592 gene encoding nucleoside diphosphate-linked moiety X motif 6-like, translating into MEESEDGCKLLKGKKDKFGGITLITRKLDHQSDKEFADRLKASLVHWRESGVRGLWIEIEKESSSLVHICVENGFDFHHAQPGYILMNQWLSESEPNSLPGYANQYLGAAGMAVNDKGQVLVVTERFFHKVHWKLPGGHSNDGEEIGDAAIRETFEETGIRCKFVSLLSFRHQHNYRFGTSDLYFICLLEPITEEINMCAMEIADCKWIDIDEWYHDEETSAVNKFVIEAYKDYKANGYSLSKHDVLNFTKKGHNLMYRASEIKNNEANKCDALT; encoded by the exons ATGGAAGAGTCTGAAGACGGTTGTAAACTGCTGAAGGGCAAGAAGGACAAATTTGGAGGGATCACCTTAATAACAAGGAAACTGGATCATCAAAGTGATAAGGAGTTTGCTGACAGATTAAAAG CGTCACTGGTTCACTGGCGCGAATCAGGTGTAAGAGGGTTATGGatagaaattgaaaaagaatcttCGTCATTAGTCCATATTTGTGTTGAG AATGGGTTTGACTTCCACCATGCACAACCAGGGTATATCCTGATGAACCAGTGGTTGTCTGAGTCGGAGCCTAACTCTTTGCCAGGTTATGCTAATCAGTATCTAG GAGCAGCTGGTATGGCAGTTAATGACAAAGGTCAAGTCCTAGTTGTCACTGAAAGATTCTTCCATAAGGTGCACTGGAAATTACCAGGAGGGCATTCAAATGATG GTGAAGAAATAGGTGACGCTGCCATTAGAGAAACATTTGAGGAAACTGGCATCCGTTGTAAATTTGTGTCACTGCTGTCATTTCGTCATCAGCACAATTACCGATTTGGCACATCCGATCTCTACTTTATTTGTCTGCTTGAGCCAATCACAGAGGAGATCAACATGTGTGCAATGGAGATAGCCGATTGCAAGTGGATTGAT ATTGATGAGTggtatcatgatgaagaaacatCTGCTGTGAACAAGTTTGTAATAGAGGCTTATAAAGATTACAAGGCAAATGGTTACTCTTTATCCAAACATGACGTATTAAACTTTACAAAGAAGGGACACAATCTGATGTATAGGGCATCAGAGATCAAGAACAATGAGGCGAATAAGTGTGATGCACTGACCTGA
- the LOC135499495 gene encoding uncharacterized protein K02A2.6-like: protein MLRDQIVFGITDAKTRERLLREPELTLAKSVSVCHSVEAARRHVKALDTVGASSADAASVAFVSKKKSSWHGTPKSKTYSTSRTQAQKHGKGSAGGSKQKPARGPGPGTGACTRCGTVHEHSKEHCPAYGKDCMKCSKPNHFAKFCKTSSRGAPNVSLVQQSQGEFFDNDIGPDDLFIGTVHVTNQDNVITDDVVTDPIAVVTTKDTVKDETVEEKPINSVEVTTGDKVTSGEEVTTGDKVTTGDDVSKGQSVDSINVKDLWTVPLVVNDMVLPMVLDTGAKANLITSADFKTLKNKPKVFHNNVNLTAYNGTAIPNQGVCRLNIKHRNKRFQILFVIVPEGKSLLDCKACEHLDLIRRTPVPQVVQHDESDCRNDEIGTLPFEYDIKLKEGSEPVIHAPRKVPMPIKPDVREELFRMVKLGVLQHTEEPTDWVNSMVVIKKPNGKLRICMDPKDLNKCIKREHHYLPTREDISSEMAGAKYFSKLDLSQGFWQIPLSKESVKLCCMNTPFGRFSFKRLPFGLCSAPEVFQAAMEKVLEGLDGVKVVIDDILVWGNTKEEHDERLRKVMERIKMYHLKLNHEKCLICQTSLSFVGDRYSENGIEPMAERVEAITKMPRPQDKKSLQRLLGVFNYVGKFIPGLSQRNQSLRSLLQDKNEWSWGPEHEKEWADLKNCLIKSPVLAYFDAKRDTKVSADASKNGIGAVLLQKHDANWRPVAYAARSMTPAEERYAQIEKECLGLAYACQRFDEYIYGLPTVQLETDHKPLIPISQKSLNDMPARVQRLMIKIQRYDVEFVYTPGKFLYIPDTLSRAGYSQTGKTDDLSNEVKHHINMVYSNISASEEQLDKIAEATASDPVLTVVTSNLEKTVWAKGSASAYFPYRHELTMINGILFKGNRIIIPTSMRQEMLGRLHEGHLGTEKIKSLARNSLFWPRMAEDIDRITSECSICQKFKYKQQKENLKVTYDQIGPWERIGSDLFELGNKDYLLVIDYHSNFPEVVKLSSTSSPSVIRHLKSIFSRHGIPKIVVTDNGPQYASFEFREFAGHYGFKHITSSPVYPQSNGKSEKGVQIVKRLLKKAIESGQDPELALLQYRSAPLKCGKSPAELLFNRQLKTRVPRVNKTEQDSQLGENMKSLKVQQKAQYDKSAKDLVPLVSGDVVRLRFPPNSKEWNIKAKIVREVAPRSYEIVTEQGKVYRRNRRHLLKTKELYVQEQTGLSDESYASIFNQVDKLSTNSLPAVVDSQVQETAQVVPGLLSSSPQSTSSPQITRRSARISKPPTRLIEQM, encoded by the coding sequence ATGTTACGTGACCAAATTGTATTTGGTATTACTGATGCTAAAACTAGAGAAAGACTGCTCAGAGAACCTGAACTAACATTGGCCAAGTCAGTTTCGGTCTGTCATAGTGTAGAGGCAGCACGTCGGCATGTTAAAGCATTGGACACTGTCGGTGCATCATCAGCTGATGCTGCATCTGTCGCTTTCGTGTCGAAGAAGAAATCAAGTTGGCACGGAACTCCAAAGTCGAAAACTTATTCAACGTCACGCACCCAGGCTCAAAAGCATGGTAAAGGGAGCGCTGGTGGTTCAAAGCAAAAACCTGCCAGAGGCCCAGGACCTGGAACTGGTGCATGTACAAGGTGTGGCACAGTTCATGAACATTCAAAAGAACACTGTCCAGCTTACGGCAAAGATTGCATGAAGTGTTCTAAGCCAAATCATTTTGCTAAATTCTGCAAAACGTCAAGCCGTGGTGCACCAAACGTGTCGTTGGTACAACAATCACAGGGAGAGttctttgataatgatattggaCCAGATGACCTATTCATTGGCACAGTTCATGTCACAAACCAGGACAATGTCATCACAGATGATGTTGTCACTGACCCAATTGCTGTAGTCACAACCAAAGACACCGTCAAGGATGAAACAGTTGAGGAAAAACCCATCAATTCAGTCGAAGTCACCACCGGAGACAAAGTAACATCCGGAGAGGAGGTCACAAccggagacaaagtcacaaccggaGATGATGTCTCAAAGGGACAATCAGTTGATTCCATCAATGTGAAGGACTTGTGGACAGTACCACTAGTGGTGAACGATATGGTACTGCCAATGGTGTTGGACACAGGAGCCAAGGCCAACCTGATCACCTCCGCGGATTTCAAGACTTTAAAAAACAAACCCAAGGTTTTTCACAACAATGTAAATCTAACTGCTTACAATGGCACTGCAATCCCAAACCAAGGTGTTTGTAGACTAAACATTAAGCATAGGAATAAAAGATTCCAAATTTTGTTTGTGATTGTGCCTGAGGGCAAATCATTGCTGGATTGCAAGGCCTGTGAGCACTTAGATCTGATAAGAAGGACGCCAGTCCCCCAGGTTGTACAGCATGACGAGAGTGATTGTAGAAATGATGAGATTGGTACATTACCATTTGAGTATGATATCAAGCTTAAGGAAGGCTCTGAGCCTGTGATACATGCCCCAAGAAAGGTACCCATGCCGATAAAACCTGATGTTCGTGAAGAACTTTTTAGAATGGTCAAATTGGGTGTACTTCAGCACACTGAGGAGCCCACAGACTGGGTTAACTCAATGGTAGTGATAAAAAAACCCAATGGCAAGCTCAGAATATGCATGGATCCTAAAGATTTAAACAAATGTATCAAAAGAGAGCATCACTATCTTCCAACAAGGGAAGATATTTCCAGTGAAATGGCAGGGGCTAAGTACTTTTCCAAGCTAGACTTATCTCAAGGTTTTTGGCAAATCCCCTTAAGTAAAGAAAGTGTCAAACTTTGTTGCATGAATACCCCTTTTGGAAGGTTCTCCTTCAAAAGGCTTCCATTTGGCCTGTGTTCTGCTCCTGAGGTCTTCCAAGCAGCTATGGAAAAAGTGTTGGAAGGTCTGGATGGGGTAAAAGTAGTCATAGACGACATACTGGTTTGGGGAAATACCAAAGAAGAACATGATGAAAGGTTAAGAAAAGTAATGGAAAGAATCAAGATGTACCACCTGAAACtcaatcatgaaaaatgtctCATCTGTCAGACAAGTCTCTCATTTGTAGGTGACCGGTACTCAGAAAATGGCATTGAGCCAATGGCTGAAAGAGTTGAGGCAATTACAAAAATGCCACGCCCACAAGACAAAAAGTCACTACAGAGACTGTTAGGTGTGTTTAATTATGTAGGTAAATTCATACCAGGTCTCTCCCAGCGCAATCAGTCACTCCGGTCTCTGCTACAGGACAAAAATGAATGGTCCTGGGGCCCTGAACATGAAAAAGAATGGGCTGATTTGAAAAACTGTCTGATCAAGAGCCCAGTACTGGCCTATTTTGATGCTAAACGTGACACAAAGGTCAGTGCAGATGCCTCAAAAAATGGCATCGGAGCAGTGTTGCTCCAAAAACATGACGCAAATTGGCGCCCAGTTGCCTATGCCGCTAGGTCAATGACCCCGGCAGAGGAACGCTATGCACAGATTGAGAAAGAGTGCCTGGGATTGGCTTATGCATGCCAGAGATTTGATGAATATATCTATGGTCTCCCAACTGTTCAATTGGAAACAGATCATAAGCCTCTCATTCCGATCTCACAAAAGAGCCTAAATGACATGCCAGCTCGAGTGCAGAGGCTCATGATCAAAATCCAAAGGTATGATGTGGAATTTGTCTACACTCCGGGTAAATTTTTGTACATACCTGACACACTGTCAAGGGCAGGTTACTCTCAGACTGGTAAAACAGATGATTTGAGTAATGAGGTTAAACATCACATAAATATGGTGTATTCCAATATCTCAGCCAGTGAGGAGCAATTAGACAAAATTGCAGAAGCCACAGCAAGTGACCCAGTCTTGACAGTTGTCACTAGTAATCTTGAAAAGACAGTCTGGGCCAAAGGGTCAGCCAGTGCATATTTTCCTTATAGACATGAGTTGACAATGATCAATGGTATTCTATTTAAGGGAAACAGGATTATTATTCCTACCAGCATGAGACAAGAAATGTTAGGCCGCCTTCATGAAGGGCACTTGGGGACAGAGAAAATTAAATCCCTGGCTAGAAACAGTCTTTTTTGGCCCAGAATGGCTGAGGATATAGACAGAATAACATCAGAATGTAGCATTTGTCAGAAGTTCAAGTACAAGCAACAGAAAGAAAACCTGAAGGTGACGTATGATCAAATTGGGCCATGGGAAAGAATTGGCTCTGATCTATTTGAGTTGGGTAACAAAGATTACCTATTGGTCATTGACTACCACTCAAATTTCCCTGAAGTTGTAAAACTCAGCTCAACCAGTTCACCATCCGTGATTAGACATCTGAAGTCTATCTTCAGTAGACATGGTATTCCCAAGATTGTAGTCACAGATAATGGACCACAGTATGCCAGCTTCGAGTTCAGGGAATTTGCAGGTCACTATGGATTTAAACACATAACTTCATCACCAGTATATCCCCAGAGTAATGGGAAATCTGAAAAGGGTGTTCAGATTGTTAAGAGGTTGCTAAAGAAAGCTATTGAGAGTGGTCAAGACCCAGAACTGGCACTATTGCAATATAGGTCAGCACCCCTGAAATGTGGAAAATCCCCAGCTGAACTCCTGTTTAACAGACAGTTGAAAACAAGAGTACCAAGAGTCAACAAAACTGAGCAAGACTCGCAACTGGGTGAAAATATGAAATCTCTCAAAGTTCAACAAAAAGCTCAGTATGACAAATCTGCCAAAGATTTGGTCCCATTAGTATCTGGTGATGTTGTTCGTCTCAGGTTTCCGCCAAATAGTAAGGAATGGAACATCAAGGCAAAAATTGTAAGGGAGGTAGCTCCCAGGTCTTATGAGATTGTAACAGAACAAGGGAAGGTGTATAGGAGAAATAGAAGACACCTACTGAAAACAAAGGAATTGTATGTTCAGGAACAAACAGGGCTGTCGGATGAATCTTATGCCAGTATCTTCAACCAAGTTGataaattgtcaacaaattcaCTGCCAGCTGTGGTAGACTCTCAGGTTCAGGAAACTGCCCAGGTTGTTCCAGGACTTCTCTCAAGTAGTCCTCAGAGTACTAGTAGTCCTCAGATTACAAGGCGTTCTGCTAGAATCAGCAAGCCTCCAACAAGACTTATTGAACAGATGTGA
- the LOC135482589 gene encoding allene oxide synthase-lipoxygenase protein-like, which yields MSDCCVRVYTVRVKTGDRKNAGTDANVKIRLHDVNGRHTPDLVLDVGWHDDFKRGAVDKYVLNDSSNLDSEIGKIELWRDDAAGYLESPEWYVEHVEVEPQATNKLFSFPLHRWIAADRHYIIQHYDAILPQDDPHKDQRVFELAEKKKLYEYDRKSDDPNCPIQVKKIPDDEQFSDSYQYDISFSKKTAFVETRLIKLLSVLSPWESVKDIIDLFGATGWNIERPNTVPHWDKDTWFGAQRLSGCNPKLIELCTEIPEKLAVTPEMAAPFLEGLSLDQALKAKRIYKVDLKILEGLEPKGDYVIPVPIALFFVTNDKSLLPIAIQLFQQKGPGNPVFLPSDDPYVWLIAKVWYNLADATYHQSLSHLGFTHLQMASVSVCTNRNLSPSHPIFKLLAPHFLYLIAINTLGLTKLISPDGHVAKTMSIGHTGMFDFICKGSAEWGIDTHCNLPKNLYMRGVDDAEALPNYHYRDDGLVIWDILNKYVTRIVYLYYGDDEKLQNDPELGKWGHELTAPYPEGIQMKGVPGEGKFTCREQLIEFITSVIFNCSAEHAAVNFSQYDEYAFPPNYSAQLEGKPPANKDVKTEADLMAMLPNKQITLDTTLVVKLLGTRGTNNLGSFEQKYLFHPEATKALKQMEEDLQQASITIKKNNQTRAYPYNVLDPKTIPNSISI from the exons ATGAGTGACTGCTGTGTCCGCGTTTACACCGTGCGCGTCAAGACAGGTGACAGAAAGAACGCAGGGACAGATGCTAACGTGAAGATACGTCTCCATGATGTCAATGGCCGACACACCCCTGACCTCGTCTTGGATGTGGGTTGGCACGATGACTTCAAGAGGGGCGCAGTGGATAAGTATGTCTTAAATGATTCCAGTAACCTAGACAGCGAAATTGGTAAGATCGAATTATGGCGCGACGACGCTGCAGGTTATTTAGAATCGCCCGAATGGTATGTTGAACATGTGGAGGTCGAACCCCAAGCGACAAACAAGCTGTTTTCTTTCCCACTCCATCGATGGATTGCGGCGGACCGACATTACATTATTCAACATTACGACGCTATCTTACCCCAGGATGACCCCCACAAAGACCAGAGGGTGTTTGAGTTGGCCGAGAAAAAGAAGCTTTACGAGTACGACCGAAAAAGCGACGATCCAAACTGTCCCATTCAG GTGAAGAAGATACCAGATGATGAACAGTTCTCGGATAGCTATCAG TATGACATCTCATTCTCAAAGAAAACCGCCTTTGTCGAGACCAGGCTCATTAAATTGTTGTCGGTGCTCTCACCCTGGGAGTCCGTAAAGGATATCATCGACCTATTCGGCGCGACAGGTTGGAACATCGAGAGACCCAACACGGTCCCGCATTGGGATAAGGACACGTGGTTCGGGGCCCAACGTCTCTCGGGATGTAACCCGAAGTTGATTGAGCTGTGCACGGAGATACCGGAGAA GCTTGCAGTGACCCCAGAGATGGCGGCTCCATTCTTGGAAGGGCTTTCACTGGACCAGGCCCTCAAAGCGAAGAGAATCTACAAAGTTGATCTGAAGATACTTGAAGGTCTGGAACCTAAAGGAGACTATGTG ATCCCAGTTCCCATTGCTTTGTTTTTCGTAACTAACGACAAGTCCCTTTTACCGATCGCGATCCAGCTCTTTCAACAGAAAGGACCAGGCAACCCG GTATTCCTGCCAAGTGACGACCCGTACGTTTGGTTGATAGCAAAGGTCTGGTACAACCTCGCCGATGCTACGTATCATCAGTCTTTATCCCACTTAG GATTCACCCACCTACAGATGGCAAGCGTAAGTGTTTGCACCAATCGGAACCTCTCACCCTCTCATCCCATCTTCAAACTTTTGGCTCCACACTTTCTGTACCTGATCGCAATTAACAc GCTTGGTCTTACGAAGTTGATATCTCCTGATGGACACGTGGCGAAAACTATGTCAATAGGCCATACAGGCATGTTTGACTTCATCTGCAAAGG ATCTGCCGAGTGGGGGATAGACACACATTGCAACCTGCCGAAAAATCTGTATATGAGAGGG GTTGATGATGCGGAGGCTCTCCCTAACTACCACTACAGGGATGATGGTCTGGTCATCTGGGATATTCTCAACAAATACGTCACGAGAATCGTCTACCTTTATTACG GTGACGatgagaaattacaaaatgatcCTGAGCTTGGGAAGTGGGGGCATGAATTGACTGCCCCCTACCCTGAAGGTATTCAAATGAAG GGTGTGCCAGGTGAAGGGAAATTCACATGCCGAGAACAGTTGATAGAGTTCATCACTTCCGTCATCTTCAACTGCAGCGCAGAGCACGCGGCAGTCAATTTCTCCCAGTACGATGAGTATGCTTTTCCACCAAACTACTCTGCCCAACTGGAAGGGAAGCCTCCGGCAAATAAG GACGTTAAAACGGAGGCTGACTTGATGGCAATGCTGCCAAACAAACAGATTACCCTTGACACCACCTTAGTGGTGAAGCTCCTCGGTACAAGGGGAACCAACAACCTTGGTTCCTTCGAACAGAAATATCTCTTTCATCCAGAGGCAACGAAAGCGCTCAAGCA GATGGAAGAAGACTTGCAGCAGGCCAGCATCACCATCAAGAAGAATAACCAAACGCGTGCATACCCCTACAACGTCTTGGATCCCAAGACCATTCCCAATTCCATCAGCATCTGA